A stretch of the Vulcanisaeta souniana JCM 11219 genome encodes the following:
- a CDS encoding L-glutamate gamma-semialdehyde dehydrogenase, with protein MTGKVTYVAILADESIHPQYERALEEVKEDLGREWPMYIGGKETYTGGKFEKRSPIDVNILIGKFQRGSGEEFSRALDEAIKAFREWSRLDWKDRAKVMGRLADLIERDRFRLAALITYEVGKNRYEALAEVHEAIDVVRYYVDLIHKVNGFEEPMQSPVPGERPVSVLRPYGAWAVISPFNFPIALAKGMLTGVLLMGNTAVWKPTSEAPLTAIMLYKLMIEAGIPPGVVNLVTGPGESFEDAIVANPKVAGIAFTGSRDVGMRLYRRFTQSQPWPKPIVLEMGSKNPVIVTAKADLDKAAEGVVRAAFGYGGQKCSATSRVYVQRQVYDEFLNKLIEKTRQIVTVGDPRLRSTFLGPLINKRAQDNYRKYIADAVSAGGKVVYGGKVLESGEFARGYYVEPAIITNLPRGNYLWYTELFVPILLVDTFETLEEALAKANDTEYGLTAGIFSEDPNEVQYFFDNIEFGVVYANRRGGATTGAWPGAQPFTGWKASGATGKGVNGPYYLLNFAREQARTVVL; from the coding sequence GTGACCGGTAAGGTAACTTACGTAGCAATACTGGCAGATGAATCAATACATCCTCAGTACGAGAGGGCCCTTGAGGAGGTTAAGGAGGATTTAGGTAGGGAGTGGCCGATGTACATAGGCGGTAAGGAGACCTATACGGGCGGTAAGTTTGAGAAGAGAAGTCCAATAGATGTTAATATACTGATTGGCAAATTCCAGCGAGGGAGTGGCGAGGAGTTCAGCCGGGCTCTGGACGAGGCAATTAAGGCTTTCCGTGAGTGGTCAAGGCTTGACTGGAAGGATAGGGCTAAGGTAATGGGTAGGCTGGCTGACTTGATTGAGAGAGATAGGTTTAGGTTGGCCGCTCTCATAACCTATGAAGTCGGTAAGAATAGGTATGAAGCTCTAGCCGAGGTTCATGAGGCTATTGACGTGGTTAGGTACTACGTGGACCTAATACATAAGGTTAACGGTTTCGAGGAGCCCATGCAGTCCCCAGTGCCTGGCGAGAGACCTGTCAGTGTTTTAAGGCCCTATGGGGCTTGGGCGGTTATTTCCCCATTCAATTTCCCAATAGCCCTGGCCAAGGGCATGCTGACCGGGGTACTGTTAATGGGCAATACCGCTGTTTGGAAGCCCACCAGTGAAGCCCCATTGACAGCAATAATGCTCTACAAATTAATGATCGAGGCCGGGATACCACCAGGCGTGGTTAACCTAGTGACAGGCCCCGGCGAGAGTTTCGAGGATGCGATCGTGGCCAACCCCAAGGTTGCCGGTATAGCATTCACGGGGTCTAGGGACGTTGGCATGAGACTTTACAGGAGGTTCACCCAGTCCCAGCCCTGGCCTAAACCCATAGTACTAGAGATGGGTAGCAAGAACCCAGTCATAGTAACGGCAAAGGCTGACCTGGATAAGGCAGCCGAGGGCGTTGTTAGGGCTGCCTTTGGTTATGGAGGTCAAAAGTGCTCAGCGACGTCGAGGGTTTATGTACAAAGGCAGGTGTATGATGAATTCCTGAACAAACTTATTGAGAAGACCAGGCAGATAGTCACGGTGGGCGACCCAAGGCTTAGGTCAACGTTCCTAGGCCCCTTAATAAACAAGAGGGCGCAGGATAATTACAGGAAGTACATTGCTGATGCCGTTTCGGCAGGTGGTAAGGTTGTGTACGGCGGTAAGGTTCTAGAAAGTGGGGAGTTTGCCAGAGGTTACTACGTTGAGCCAGCCATAATTACTAACCTACCCAGAGGAAACTACCTTTGGTATACTGAACTCTTCGTGCCAATACTCCTAGTGGACACCTTTGAAACGCTTGAGGAGGCCCTGGCCAAGGCCAACGACACGGAGTACGGCTTAACAGCCGGTATATTCTCAGAGGATCCCAATGAGGTGCAATACTTCTTTGACAATATAGAGTTCGGCGTAGTTTATGCGAATAGGAGGGGAGGAGCCACCACCGGGGCCTGGCCAGGTGCCCAGCCGTTCACGGGGTGGAAGGCCAGTGGAGCTACAGGTAAGGGTGTTAATGGGCCATACTATCTACTCAACTTCGCCAGGGAACAAGCCAGGACTGTGGTTCTTTAG
- a CDS encoding aldehyde dehydrogenase family protein, translating to MVERILNYINGEFTPPSAGEFRVKRSPIDDSPLAEVPVSGRDDTRAAIDAAYDALRSWSRLTAIKRAEYLYRIHEEFVKMEDEFIRVLIEEGGGIYKKAWGEVVFTERLILNAAEMARHIEGKTLNSDSEATVSMVFKKPKGVVGVITPWNYPLSISMKKIAHALASGNTVVYKPASDTPITGYLIAQLAHKAGLPKGVLNVVFGLGGVVGDEIVVNKKVTHITFTGESATGREIASKAGGALKTVTLELGGSDPLIILDDADPDYAARLAVFAAFFHQGQICTSAKRIIVHRGIADKFIQRFVEYTKMLRIGDPRVDKNVDQGPLINRNQVETMRGFLKDALDKGAKVLTGGEVNGNYFTPTILINVDLNMRVMREEVFGPIRPVVVVDNDEEAIEIVNSTDYGLSGAVITRDINRAMYIAENVESGMFHINDVTFLEESHVPFGGIKASGFGREGGEYSFHENTYDKWLTITLRTRRFPIPSALKG from the coding sequence GTGGTTGAGAGGATTTTGAATTACATAAATGGTGAATTCACGCCTCCTTCCGCTGGGGAGTTTAGGGTTAAGAGAAGCCCTATCGATGATTCACCACTGGCTGAGGTTCCCGTCAGCGGTAGAGATGATACTAGAGCAGCCATCGACGCCGCCTATGATGCTTTGAGGAGCTGGTCAAGGTTAACGGCAATTAAGAGGGCTGAATACCTCTACAGGATTCATGAGGAGTTCGTTAAAATGGAGGACGAGTTCATTAGGGTGTTGATTGAGGAGGGTGGGGGTATTTATAAGAAGGCTTGGGGTGAGGTTGTATTTACTGAAAGGTTGATCCTAAACGCCGCTGAAATGGCTAGGCACATCGAGGGTAAGACCCTAAACTCTGATAGCGAGGCCACGGTGTCCATGGTATTTAAGAAACCGAAGGGTGTTGTTGGTGTAATAACCCCGTGGAATTACCCCTTATCCATATCCATGAAGAAGATTGCCCATGCCTTGGCCTCGGGGAACACGGTTGTCTACAAACCCGCCAGCGACACGCCCATAACAGGCTACTTAATAGCTCAACTTGCGCATAAGGCTGGTTTACCCAAGGGTGTTCTTAACGTGGTCTTTGGGCTCGGTGGTGTTGTTGGTGATGAGATTGTCGTAAATAAGAAGGTCACGCACATAACCTTCACAGGCGAGTCGGCCACTGGCAGGGAGATTGCGTCAAAGGCAGGTGGCGCTCTAAAGACTGTTACCCTCGAACTCGGTGGTAGTGACCCATTAATAATATTGGACGACGCCGATCCTGACTACGCCGCTAGGCTGGCTGTATTTGCCGCGTTCTTCCATCAGGGTCAGATATGTACATCGGCTAAGAGGATAATCGTGCATAGGGGGATAGCCGATAAGTTCATACAGAGGTTTGTTGAATATACGAAGATGCTTAGGATAGGTGACCCGAGGGTTGATAAGAACGTTGACCAGGGCCCATTGATTAATAGAAACCAGGTTGAGACAATGCGAGGCTTCTTAAAGGATGCACTTGATAAGGGGGCTAAGGTATTAACTGGTGGTGAGGTTAATGGAAACTACTTCACACCAACGATATTAATAAACGTGGACCTGAACATGAGGGTTATGAGGGAGGAGGTTTTCGGCCCCATCAGGCCGGTGGTGGTTGTGGATAATGATGAGGAGGCAATTGAGATTGTTAATAGTACAGACTACGGCTTAAGCGGTGCGGTCATAACTAGGGATATTAACAGGGCCATGTACATTGCTGAAAACGTGGAGTCCGGAATGTTCCACATAAATGATGTGACCTTCCTCGAGGAGAGCCATGTACCTTTTGGTGGAATTAAGGCATCAGGCTTCGGTAGGGAGGGCGGTGAGTATTCATTCCACGAAAACACATACGATAAGTGGCTCACGATAACCCTAAGGACCAGGAGATTCCCAATACCATCAGCTTTAAAGGGTTAG
- a CDS encoding radical SAM/SPASM domain-containing protein: protein MLFNLNADKAPWPKTPLIIQFEITSSCNLNCIYCYAKPFTNKIMRFEDFKYLADKTYNEAKPFEFGILGGEPFLHPQILDIIEYSLGKFPSVGISTNGTLIWKLSKDDLIRLKYAVESGLDLQISLDSHISSIHDAVRGSFNLTLKSLYVLEKYNIPFTIGIVVTSVNAPTLIETVEWLITNFKNIEKIHFENVMPSVIMDRDLYYKLRLKDPIKFWRSITPKLAELSRKYNVYIDLPFTNNANLHYVMQNINYGLCLAGITRAIVKVDGTIVPCELVHTLKLGNLYKEDWHTIWERARKIMLTINEKIVKGLQLKGYGLCRLMNLEKIITPNDIETF, encoded by the coding sequence ATGCTTTTTAATTTAAATGCTGATAAAGCACCTTGGCCAAAAACACCCCTTATTATTCAATTTGAGATAACATCATCGTGCAATTTGAATTGCATATATTGCTATGCAAAGCCGTTCACGAATAAGATCATGAGATTTGAGGACTTTAAATATTTAGCTGATAAGACTTATAATGAGGCAAAACCTTTTGAATTTGGCATACTTGGTGGTGAACCATTCCTTCACCCTCAAATATTAGATATTATTGAATATTCGCTAGGAAAATTCCCTAGCGTAGGAATAAGTACTAATGGAACTTTAATATGGAAGCTAAGTAAAGATGATTTAATAAGGTTAAAGTATGCTGTAGAATCTGGATTAGATTTACAGATATCGCTTGATTCTCATATATCTAGTATACATGATGCCGTTAGAGGATCTTTTAATCTTACATTAAAATCCCTCTACGTTTTAGAGAAATACAATATTCCGTTCACAATAGGTATAGTAGTGACGAGTGTAAATGCTCCTACATTAATCGAAACTGTTGAATGGTTAATAACAAACTTTAAAAATATTGAGAAGATTCATTTTGAAAATGTTATGCCCTCAGTAATTATGGATAGGGATTTATACTATAAATTAAGGCTAAAAGACCCCATAAAGTTTTGGCGTTCTATAACGCCTAAACTTGCTGAATTGAGTAGAAAATATAATGTATATATTGATTTACCTTTTACAAATAACGCTAATCTTCACTATGTTATGCAGAATATTAACTATGGACTATGCCTAGCTGGGATTACAAGGGCTATTGTAAAGGTGGATGGTACAATTGTACCTTGTGAATTGGTCCATACACTTAAGTTAGGCAACTTATATAAGGAGGATTGGCATACGATATGGGAAAGGGCACGTAAAATTATGTTAACTATTAACGAAAAAATAGTAAAAGGTCTTCAATTAAAAGGCTATGGACTATGCAGATTAATGAATTTAGAAAAAATAATTACCCCCAATGATATAGAGACCTTTTAA
- a CDS encoding nucleotidyltransferase family protein yields the protein MLDKSVISRLRMFPWGNYGIYYAVLFGSIVRRGFGEDVDIAVEFVGGLDLGRYSRLLFDLFDYLGTDKVDLVPISDSADCYLIHEVFSDGVILYMAGDDAWLRMHRRASICEDFLIDARKLDLVFNADRALVMRWQS from the coding sequence ATGCTTGATAAATCGGTGATTAGCAGGTTGAGGATGTTTCCATGGGGTAACTACGGTATTTACTACGCGGTTCTCTTTGGTTCCATAGTTAGGAGGGGTTTTGGTGAGGATGTTGATATTGCGGTGGAGTTCGTGGGAGGCCTTGACCTGGGTAGGTACTCACGGCTACTCTTTGACCTATTTGATTACCTGGGTACGGACAAGGTGGATCTAGTGCCCATTAGCGACAGTGCTGATTGTTACCTGATTCATGAGGTTTTCAGCGATGGCGTAATACTATACATGGCTGGCGATGATGCATGGCTGAGGATGCATAGGAGGGCTTCGATTTGTGAGGACTTCCTTATTGACGCCAGGAAGTTGGACCTGGTGTTTAATGCGGATAGGGCCCTGGTGATGAGATGGCAATCCTAA
- a CDS encoding MBL fold metallo-hydrolase: MLNVEVVVVGPLETNCYLVCDGNSCVIIDPGDEAESILNALSNRRALAVVATHLHFDHVGAVKELTERLGIPFMAHRLDWELKKIFDELATRWGFTKPKLPEPVFVSEGSELPLNLRVIHTPGHTPGSISIIGDDFVITGDTLFAGSVGRTDLPGGNMDRLRRSVCGLYRELPDNFIVYPGHGPSTTIGEEKINNVVIPMEACLDGSGSNSYG; encoded by the coding sequence ATGCTCAACGTTGAGGTAGTGGTTGTTGGACCGCTCGAAACCAATTGCTACCTGGTATGTGATGGTAATTCCTGCGTAATCATTGATCCTGGGGATGAGGCCGAGAGCATACTAAATGCCTTAAGTAATAGGAGGGCCCTAGCCGTGGTCGCGACACACCTGCACTTTGATCATGTGGGTGCGGTTAAGGAATTGACCGAGCGACTGGGCATTCCATTCATGGCACATAGGCTTGATTGGGAATTGAAGAAGATATTCGACGAGTTGGCCACAAGGTGGGGATTCACAAAACCCAAACTGCCGGAGCCCGTGTTCGTCAGTGAGGGTTCAGAACTACCGCTTAACCTAAGGGTAATCCACACGCCAGGGCATACGCCAGGTTCAATCTCGATAATTGGGGATGACTTCGTAATTACTGGAGACACGCTCTTCGCAGGTAGTGTCGGTAGGACGGACCTACCTGGGGGCAATATGGATAGACTCAGGAGGTCCGTGTGCGGGTTATACAGGGAGCTACCCGACAACTTCATTGTTTACCCAGGCCATGGGCCATCAACCACGATTGGCGAGGAGAAGATTAATAACGTAGTAATACCGATGGAGGCATGCTTAGACGGGTCAGGGAGCAATTCTTATGGATAG
- a CDS encoding DMT family transporter gives MSSKLRGYLAMIGVLVAWGSSYSISKVAMYYMSPFVLTMYRFGVGGLVLLLIGRGLMINRKYVINALLNGALFVVFLNIAIEYSSNPALVSVLVYTQPIFVLILSIALYGERPTALQVVGIVLAFSGLLMAVGVYSFDIGDAIAILGGFIWALGTHYYRRNLVGEDLIKLNASMAVISALIAAPTLIINPHMELTLSAVAWGIVVALVAQVVGFLLWFLGVKDLGPVTASSMSILVPASAYLFALLILGKVPTEMEVIGSAVTLIGVLVSQLRV, from the coding sequence ATGAGTAGTAAATTGCGTGGTTACCTGGCAATGATTGGTGTCCTAGTTGCCTGGGGTTCGTCATACTCCATATCTAAGGTGGCCATGTATTACATGTCGCCCTTCGTACTCACGATGTATAGGTTCGGCGTTGGTGGGTTAGTTCTACTCCTAATTGGTAGGGGGTTGATGATAAATCGTAAGTACGTAATCAACGCATTACTAAATGGAGCCCTATTCGTGGTTTTCCTGAACATCGCCATCGAGTACAGCTCAAACCCGGCCCTGGTCTCGGTGCTGGTTTACACGCAGCCAATCTTCGTACTCATACTCTCAATTGCATTATATGGCGAGAGACCAACGGCTCTGCAGGTCGTTGGCATTGTACTGGCGTTTAGTGGCTTATTGATGGCCGTCGGTGTTTATAGTTTCGATATTGGCGATGCCATAGCGATACTTGGTGGTTTCATATGGGCATTGGGCACCCATTACTATAGGAGGAACCTGGTTGGTGAGGACCTAATTAAATTGAATGCCTCAATGGCGGTCATATCGGCATTAATAGCGGCGCCAACACTCATCATCAACCCACACATGGAATTAACACTAAGTGCCGTTGCGTGGGGCATAGTTGTCGCATTGGTGGCCCAGGTAGTAGGCTTCCTGCTTTGGTTCCTCGGTGTTAAGGACCTTGGCCCCGTGACGGCAAGTTCAATGTCGATACTCGTACCTGCATCCGCATACTTATTCGCCCTATTAATACTCGGTAAGGTACCCACGGAAATGGAGGTAATAGGCTCTGCAGTAACACTAATTGGCGTCTTAGTATCGCAATTAAGGGTTTAG
- a CDS encoding archaellin/type IV pilin N-terminal domain-containing protein, with protein sequence MSEGLSDTVTTIILVAVAITLVIAIAAWIFEIAGNASKSFGVKVIIEGPSMSQGNVTFIIVNSGTEYVELAYVVINNAEFTSSSRCAVLPGSSALLTIISNGTHYVGVVLRVGNCTVNYNGDSRIYGINTAEAVFTNGQQVIYETLNLQGQ encoded by the coding sequence ATGAGTGAGGGATTGAGCGATACAGTAACGACAATAATACTCGTGGCGGTCGCCATAACACTGGTCATAGCAATCGCTGCTTGGATATTTGAGATAGCCGGTAATGCATCGAAGTCATTTGGCGTGAAGGTGATCATTGAGGGTCCGAGTATGTCTCAGGGTAATGTTACGTTTATAATAGTCAATTCAGGTACGGAATACGTGGAGTTGGCATACGTCGTGATTAACAATGCTGAGTTCACGTCAAGCAGTAGATGCGCTGTATTGCCTGGGAGCTCCGCACTATTGACTATAATCAGTAATGGGACGCACTACGTAGGTGTAGTACTAAGGGTTGGGAATTGCACCGTGAATTACAATGGCGATTCCAGGATTTACGGCATAAACACGGCAGAGGCGGTATTTACCAACGGCCAGCAGGTTATTTATGAAACCCTGAACCTGCAGGGCCAATGA
- a CDS encoding TenA family protein, which produces MVSTHERLRDLVGDLWNKYTRHEFVERLRNGSLPMDVFRYYLIQDTKYVREMQKAVIKAASKAPLNEAIDILTAVFSNVERGAEVHERLFHDLSITEDEVNNTGFNLVNYAYTKHLHYYASLGWPQFLAAWAPCMWGYYEIGKYVVGTGNSIFNAWAEFYASNDYWSRVEAILRTLDKCGVTPDMERAFRDSVNFEIMFWEASLRRDPTVLY; this is translated from the coding sequence ATGGTTAGTACCCATGAGAGACTTAGGGACTTAGTGGGTGATCTATGGAATAAGTACACTAGGCATGAGTTCGTTGAGAGGCTCAGGAATGGTTCACTGCCAATGGATGTGTTCAGATACTACTTAATTCAGGACACGAAGTACGTGAGGGAGATGCAGAAGGCCGTGATTAAGGCTGCGAGTAAGGCACCACTTAATGAGGCCATCGACATACTAACGGCAGTATTCAGTAACGTTGAGAGGGGTGCAGAGGTTCATGAGAGGTTGTTTCATGATTTATCGATAACGGAGGATGAGGTTAATAATACGGGGTTTAACCTAGTCAACTACGCATACACGAAGCACCTGCATTACTATGCATCGTTGGGTTGGCCTCAATTCCTCGCGGCATGGGCGCCATGCATGTGGGGTTATTACGAAATTGGTAAGTACGTTGTTGGCACAGGTAACTCAATATTTAATGCATGGGCTGAATTCTACGCGTCAAATGATTACTGGTCTAGGGTTGAGGCTATATTGAGGACGCTGGATAAGTGCGGGGTAACGCCGGACATGGAGAGGGCGTTTAGGGATAGTGTTAATTTCGAGATAATGTTTTGGGAAGCATCGCTTAGAAGGGACCCAACAGTACTTTACTGA
- a CDS encoding tRNA(His) guanylyltransferase Thg1 family protein: MGSVDVLSLLVSANPVELERDFDSRVITSIVKPPMVIRLDGAGFGKALRDFTWPRDERVHRALLRAATELMRTFSGEYALVISDEINVFLLSYMPFNGREYKLVSSMAGLASAIVSNALNRILYFDARVIPLNDSCRDVARYMLYRVRVGFNNYHVEIAQRSRAVPPESTPHIGDVIKALGGPRLTWESLGTCLVRAWVELEGVDKRSGERVRYVRRRIIERNPIDVINELSKCGSNVQ; encoded by the coding sequence ATGGGTAGTGTTGACGTGCTTAGTCTGCTAGTTAGTGCTAATCCCGTGGAGTTGGAGAGGGATTTTGACTCCAGGGTAATCACCAGCATCGTTAAGCCGCCGATGGTCATTAGGCTTGATGGGGCCGGCTTTGGCAAGGCCCTTAGGGACTTCACCTGGCCTAGGGATGAGAGGGTTCATAGGGCATTGCTTAGGGCGGCTACGGAGTTGATGAGGACCTTCTCGGGTGAGTACGCGCTTGTGATTAGTGATGAGATTAACGTATTCCTCCTTAGTTACATGCCATTTAATGGCCGTGAGTACAAGTTGGTAAGCTCGATGGCTGGGTTGGCGTCAGCTATCGTGAGTAACGCCCTTAATAGGATCCTTTACTTCGACGCTAGGGTTATCCCGCTTAATGATTCCTGCCGTGATGTTGCCAGGTACATGCTTTATAGGGTTAGGGTTGGCTTCAATAATTACCACGTGGAAATAGCCCAAAGGAGTAGGGCGGTTCCGCCGGAGAGTACTCCGCACATAGGTGACGTAATTAAGGCTCTGGGTGGTCCAAGGCTCACCTGGGAGTCCCTGGGCACATGCCTAGTCAGGGCATGGGTTGAGCTTGAGGGTGTTGATAAGAGGAGTGGTGAAAGGGTTAGGTATGTTAGGAGGAGGATCATTGAGAGGAATCCAATAGATGTAATTAACGAACTTAGCAAATGCGGTTCTAATGTTCAATAA
- the mntA gene encoding type VII toxin-antitoxin system MntA family adenylyltransferase antitoxin: protein MIWRGSVIINDRLAMARSYVNILRSIRDRVRSIDDLNRDLVLKDAVERYLHLAVESLIDVGMRLCSILNLSKPERYRDIARILMNANILSDETGRLFELWIGFRNVLVHGYAVIDPERLIETLNEIDELDRVINEISNFIRDKSIDPADNQSINSSGELTNLINKARQVLERLDFVVFTYVFGSRAIGRVHPGSDIDIAIFTNRELSWKEFVSVMITLEDVLGLKVDLVHLNKAPLLLTYEAVSRGVLILDRDPERRINFEVKMIKEFLDLKPRLARYYSTLLTRG from the coding sequence ATGATTTGGCGTGGTAGTGTGATAATTAATGATAGATTAGCAATGGCTAGGAGTTATGTGAATATTCTGAGGTCGATCAGGGATAGAGTGAGGTCCATCGATGATTTAAATAGGGATTTAGTGCTTAAGGACGCTGTTGAGCGTTACCTGCACCTGGCCGTTGAATCCCTTATTGATGTTGGTATGAGGCTGTGCTCAATTCTTAATCTTAGTAAACCCGAGAGGTATAGGGATATTGCAAGAATATTGATGAACGCTAACATCCTTAGTGATGAAACTGGTAGGCTGTTTGAATTGTGGATTGGCTTTAGGAATGTGCTTGTCCATGGTTATGCCGTGATAGATCCCGAGAGACTGATTGAGACTTTAAATGAGATTGACGAATTAGATAGGGTAATTAACGAGATTAGTAATTTTATTAGGGATAAGTCGATAGATCCTGCAGATAATCAGTCCATTAATAGTAGTGGGGAATTGACGAATTTAATTAATAAGGCAAGGCAGGTATTGGAGAGGTTGGACTTCGTGGTATTCACATACGTATTCGGATCAAGAGCAATCGGTAGGGTACACCCAGGAAGTGATATCGATATTGCCATATTCACGAATAGGGAGTTAAGTTGGAAGGAGTTCGTGAGCGTTATGATTACCTTAGAGGATGTGCTTGGGCTTAAGGTCGACCTCGTTCACCTTAATAAGGCACCGTTATTACTGACATACGAGGCTGTAAGCAGGGGTGTCCTAATCCTAGATAGGGACCCTGAAAGGAGGATTAACTTTGAGGTTAAGATGATTAAGGAGTTCCTGGACCTTAAGCCGAGGCTCGCCCGGTACTATAGCACATTACTTACTCGTGGTTAA
- a CDS encoding purine-nucleoside phosphorylase, whose protein sequence is MPIHLRVNPGDIAERVITVGDPERARQLSELLVSARLVNENRGLITYTGKYNNVDVTVATHGIGAPSAAIVIEELISMGARFIIRLGTTGALRREVGLGDVIVPTGSAYNYGGIYTQYLGGFMAYPAVPDYHLMSELIRSLETAGLKPWVGPVYSSDAFYAEEDLVNVLGSRGFLGVEMETAILFLLGLIKNVKTAAVLIVSNNLTEGRAGRFLTASELRNVVLKVGKAVLNALALVGK, encoded by the coding sequence ATGCCAATACACCTAAGGGTTAATCCCGGGGACATAGCGGAGAGGGTCATAACAGTTGGTGACCCCGAGAGGGCTAGGCAATTAAGTGAGTTACTCGTTAGTGCGAGGCTCGTTAATGAGAATAGGGGCTTAATAACGTACACGGGTAAGTACAATAACGTTGACGTTACTGTGGCAACCCACGGGATTGGAGCACCCTCGGCTGCTATCGTGATTGAGGAGTTAATAAGCATGGGTGCCAGGTTCATAATTAGGCTTGGGACCACGGGAGCCCTGAGGAGGGAGGTGGGACTTGGCGATGTAATTGTGCCCACGGGATCCGCATATAATTACGGGGGCATATACACGCAGTACCTAGGCGGCTTCATGGCTTACCCAGCAGTACCGGATTACCACCTAATGAGCGAGTTAATAAGAAGCCTCGAAACCGCTGGATTGAAGCCCTGGGTCGGCCCAGTTTATAGCAGTGACGCTTTTTATGCAGAGGAGGACCTAGTCAACGTACTTGGTTCGAGGGGCTTCCTGGGCGTTGAAATGGAGACCGCAATACTATTCCTACTGGGCCTTATAAAGAACGTAAAGACGGCAGCCGTGCTTATAGTTAGTAATAACCTAACCGAGGGCAGGGCTGGAAGGTTCTTAACAGCCAGTGAGTTGAGGAATGTTGTGTTAAAGGTTGGTAAGGCGGTATTAAATGCCCTGGCATTAGTGGGTAAGTGA
- a CDS encoding DUF711 family protein, which yields MIIRAVTLFYPVEGGRVNVDELRQELMKLRNVISNVSKRRGIEIRTWRVTLPFTDPSWDFEELSTTINKISAELGYIHASLNIAMGSRFELDKVINAFIRSGSYLSIWVGDFKELDYYNTELFTSVLRRLVELNQWALSRRMAALIGAAILTPYYPDSVNLNNSHGIALSILYPSGLSNERNLRNDLVRVFGIADDVGKEIANELSADYLGIDASLSPWGEESVVDTVERIYGIRFGGPGTLGAIYKLNKAIWEVSSQFRVTGFNEVMLPLAEDEKLKARTREGLITFSKLVKYTTTCVAGVDMVPIPSGQVPLIRELINDLHAIASIKRRSIGLRLIPYPGSEAEVDLGDFGRTPLLDMMR from the coding sequence ATGATTATCCGTGCAGTGACGCTGTTCTACCCCGTGGAGGGTGGTAGGGTCAACGTAGATGAACTTAGGCAGGAATTAATGAAACTACGTAATGTAATAAGCAATGTTAGTAAGAGAAGGGGGATTGAAATAAGGACCTGGAGGGTCACATTACCCTTCACCGACCCGTCCTGGGACTTTGAGGAATTATCAACAACGATAAACAAGATAAGCGCTGAACTTGGGTACATACATGCATCGCTTAATATAGCCATGGGATCAAGGTTTGAGTTGGATAAGGTGATCAACGCGTTCATTAGGTCAGGGAGTTACTTGAGCATTTGGGTTGGTGACTTTAAGGAACTTGATTATTACAATACGGAGCTCTTCACGAGTGTTCTCAGGAGGCTCGTGGAGCTCAATCAATGGGCCTTATCAAGGAGAATGGCAGCGTTAATAGGCGCCGCAATACTCACGCCTTACTACCCCGACTCAGTAAACCTCAATAATAGTCATGGGATAGCCCTATCAATACTGTACCCAAGTGGGTTAAGTAATGAGCGTAATTTACGTAATGACCTAGTTAGGGTGTTTGGGATTGCTGATGACGTTGGTAAGGAGATAGCTAACGAGCTAAGTGCTGATTACCTGGGCATTGATGCTTCATTGTCACCGTGGGGTGAGGAATCCGTCGTGGATACGGTTGAGAGGATTTACGGAATTAGGTTTGGTGGGCCTGGTACGTTAGGTGCGATTTATAAGTTGAACAAGGCCATTTGGGAAGTGTCAAGCCAGTTCAGGGTTACGGGTTTCAACGAAGTAATGCTACCACTGGCTGAGGATGAGAAATTAAAGGCTAGAACTAGGGAAGGCCTAATCACTTTCTCCAAACTGGTCAAGTACACAACAACCTGCGTTGCTGGCGTTGACATGGTACCAATACCAAGCGGTCAAGTACCACTAATTAGGGAATTAATCAATGACCTGCATGCAATAGCCAGTATTAAGCGTAGGTCAATCGGACTTAGGTTAATTCCATACCCAGGCAGTGAGGCTGAGGTTGACCTCGGGGACTTTGGCAGGACACCCTTACTCGACATGATGAGGTGA